A region of Vitis vinifera cultivar Pinot Noir 40024 chromosome 15, ASM3070453v1 DNA encodes the following proteins:
- the LOC100852657 gene encoding probable disease resistance RPP8-like protein 4, with product MAESIVTFFLEKLTDLLSQEAFLLSRVEEQVKLLSNELEWMRLFLKDADAKRRYDPRIKLWVSQIRDVTYDAEDVIDRFMFEMNRQQQGSLKCLKFLKLRFVHKLKSRIREINIKIEKIMANKSRYGVETLPAASSSNEVVPHKEKRAPIVEVNVVGIQEDAKSVKQNLLNGEMRRAVGVHQYTIRELLLGVAVCVRILSEKERSKMNESELGNRLRDYLTTKKYLIVMDDMWRNEAWDRLGLYFPDSVNGSRVLITSRNKEIGFYADPQAIPHELSFLTEEESWELFLKKIFLAGSANAVCPRELEELGKKIVANCGGLPLAIVVLGGLLSRKEKTPLSWQKVLDSLTWHLNQGPDSCLGVLALSYNDMPYYLKSCFLYCGLFPEDSEIWTEKLIRLWVAEGFIQRRGEEIAEDIAEDHLQELVHRSMIQVADKSFDGRVMSCRMHDLLRDLAISEAKDTKFFEGYESIDSTSPVSVRRLTIHQGKKTNSKHLHTSRSLRSFICFSVCFQKNILRSLHRRVKLLTVLDLEGMTINTIPEGIGELIHLKYLCLKRTRIKRLPSSIGRLTNLQTLDFRSTSIEIIPSTIWKLHHLRYLHGHGLVSSQSVIDKCRNGPLSVDHLTNLQSLGLRAGSWCCGEGLGKLTELRELTVAWTEIAQTKNQGFSESVKKLTALQSLCLCPTVERVNMPHLMPFSDHTYLYHLNLRGRLERFPDEIEFYPPNLISLELQCWNIEQDPMVTLGKLPNLRFLILFHCSSMVKKMVCTSGGFQQLETLQLWNFKELKELIVEEGAMPDLKDLVIDTCPKMKRLSHGLLQRKNLQHLKLYDLSPKLRDELSRKKFTAVDYGV from the exons ATGGCTGAAAGTATTGTCACGTTTTTTCTAGAGAAGTTGACTGACCTGCTTTCCCAGGAAGCATTTCTACTCAGCAGAGTGGAAGAGCAAGTGAAGCTGTTGAGTAACGAGCTCGAATGGATGCGCCTTTTTCTCAAAGACGCGGATGCGAAGCGCAGATATGATCCAAGAATCAAGCTCTGGGTGAGTCAGATCAGGGACGTAACCTATGACGCCGAAGATGTCATCGACAGGTTCATGTTCGAGATGAATCGCCAACAGCAAGGAAGTCTCAAATGCCTCAAGTTCCTTAAGTTACGATTTGTTCACAAGCTCAAGTCTCGAATCAGAGAGATCAATATCAAGATTGAGAAGATCATGGCTAACAAATCAAGGTACGGTGTCGAAACCTTACCAGCTGCAAGCTCGTCCAACGAAGTTGTGCCACATAAAGAGAAGAGGGCTCCGATTGTTGAAGTCAACGTGGTGGGAATTCAAGAGGATGCAAAAAGCGTTAAGCAAAATCTGCTTAATGGAGAGATGCGGAGAGCTGTGGGTGTCCATC AGTATACAATCAGGGAGCTTTTGCTAGGCGTTGCTGTTTGTGTTAGGATTCTCTCCGAAAAGGAAAGGAGTAAAATGAACGAGAGCGAGTTGGGGAATAGGCTTCGTGATTACCTGACTACCAAGAAGTACTTGATAGTTATGGACGATATGTGGAGAAATGAAGCTTGGGATAGGCTGGGCTTGTATTTTCCTGACTCGGTGAATGGCAGCAGGGTGTTGATCACCTCACGCAATAAAGAGATTGGTTTTTATGCTGATCCACAAGCCATTCCCCATGAACTTTCTTTTCTGACTGAAGAAGAGAGCTGGGAGCTCtttctcaagaaaattttcCTGGCTGGGAGTGCAAATGCTGTTTGCCCCAGAGAATTGGAAGAGTTGGGAAAGAAAATTGTAGCAAATTGTGGGGGTTTGCCCCTTGCAATTGTGGTCTTGGGAGGCCTTctatcaagaaaagaaaagacaccGCTCTCCTGGCAAAAAGTACTGGACAGCCTAACTTGGCACCTAAATCAAGGTCCAGACTCATGTTTGGGGGTCCTTGCTTTAAGCTACAATGATATGCCGTATTACTTGAAGTCCTGTTTCCTTTACTGTGGTCTTTTCCCAGAAGACTCAGAAATCTGGACAGAAAAGTTGATCCGCTTGTGGGTTGCAGAAGGGTTTATACAAAGAAGAGGAGAAGAAATAGCGGAAGACATCGCGGAAGATCACTTACAGGAATTGGTACATAGAAGCATGATTCAAGTGGCTGACAAGAGTTTCGATGGAAGAGTGATGTCCTGTCGCATGCACGATCTGCTTCGAGACCTTGCCATTTCAGAGGCTAAAGATACAAAATTTTTTGAGGGATATGAAAGCATTGATTCTACATCCCCTGTTAGTGTTCGTCGACTAACCATTCATCAAGGTAAGAAGACTAATTCTAAACACTTGCATACTTCACGTAGTCTCCGatctttcatttgtttttctgTATGCTTccaaaaaaacattttgagatCTTTACACAGGCGTGTCAAATTGCTCACTGTACTGGACCTAGAAGGCATGACTATCAATACCATCCCAGAAGGCATAGGAGAACTTATCCACCTTAAGTACCTGTGCTTAAAGAGAACCCGCATAAAAAGGCTTCCATCGTCCATAGGTCGTCTTACAAATCTACAAACCCTAGACTTTCGAAGCACTTCAATTGAAATAATTCCTTCTACCATTTGGAAATTGCACCATTTGAGATATCTACACGGTCATGGACTGGTTTCAAGCCAGTCAGTGATAGATAAGTGCAGGAATGGCCCTTTGAGTGTTGACCACCTAACAAACCTCCAATCGTTAGGTTTAAGAGCAGGCAGTTGGTGCTGTGGTGAAGGCTTGGGAAAATTAACTGAGCTTAGAGAACTGACAGTTGCATGGACCGAAATCGCACAAACAAAGAACCAGGGATTTTCCGAGTCAGTAAAAAAGCTAACTGCTCTTCAATCCTTGTGTTTGTGTCCTACTGTAGAACGGGTTAACATGCCGCACCTCATGCCTTTCTCAGACCACACCTACCTTTACCATCTAAATTTAAGAGGAAGGCTCGAAAGGTTCCCTGATGAAATTGAATTCTACCCTCCAAACCTCATCTCCTTGGAATTGCAATGTTGGAATATAGAGCAAGACCCAATGGTGACCCTAGGGAAGCTGCCAAACTTGAGATTTCTCATATTATTCCATTGTTCCTCTATGGTAAAGAAGATGGTCTGTACTTCTGGAGGATTCCAGCAACTCGAAACCCTTCAGCTctggaattttaaagaattaaaagaatTGATTGTGGAGGAAGGGGCAATGCCTGATCTGAAGGATTTAGTAATTGATACTTGCCCTAAAATGAAAAGGCTTTCCCATGGATTGCTGCAACGAAAAAATTTGCAGCACCTAAAGTTGTATGATTTGTCTCCTAAGTTAAGGGATGAGCTTTCTCGGAAAAAATTTACAGCAGTTGATTACGGagtctaa